One genomic segment of Actinoplanes ianthinogenes includes these proteins:
- a CDS encoding RNA polymerase sigma factor translates to MVTLASTEAPDEDGDHPASSERTREGSFALFYRETYPRFVGRAVLRGLSREDAADAAQEALVGVYKQWAMLHPQPPDARFRYAARALENAVTNARRSRGRATDLPKELCPFVRFADDGGVHTEALDLVRGLTDQQKTVVLLLDEGWTANEIANRLRIRATTVRTHLQHARETLREKLRKEGDRG, encoded by the coding sequence ATGGTGACCCTGGCGAGCACCGAGGCGCCGGACGAGGACGGGGATCATCCGGCCTCGTCCGAGCGCACCCGGGAGGGCAGCTTCGCACTGTTCTACCGGGAGACCTACCCGCGGTTCGTCGGCCGCGCCGTCCTGCGCGGACTGAGCCGGGAGGACGCGGCCGACGCCGCCCAGGAAGCCCTGGTCGGCGTCTACAAACAGTGGGCGATGCTGCATCCGCAGCCGCCCGACGCCCGGTTCCGCTACGCCGCGCGCGCCCTGGAGAACGCGGTCACCAACGCGCGCCGCTCCCGCGGACGGGCCACCGATCTGCCCAAGGAGCTGTGCCCGTTCGTGCGCTTCGCCGACGACGGTGGCGTGCACACCGAGGCCCTCGACCTGGTGCGGGGACTGACCGACCAGCAGAAGACCGTGGTCCTGCTGCTCGACGAGGGCTGGACCGCGAACGAGATAGCCAACCGGCTGCGCATCCGCGCCACCACGGTGCGCACCCACCTGCAACACGCCCGCGAGACGTTGCGAGAGAAACTCCGGAAGGAGGGCGACCGTGGATAG
- the ligA gene encoding NAD-dependent DNA ligase LigA yields the protein MPTEPEIAPVVDAAHAAPFGTADDYRAATERIRGAAAAYYEGTDLAMDDATYDALLARVTATEQAQPGWVVAGSPAQVVAAGGGVVGDVEHSTPMLSLANVFDEEELRAWAARLDRVIGRPAAGYTVEPKIDGMAIAARYVDGRLVQVATRGDGRAGEDVTAQARSVAGLPAELTRPVTVEVRGEVFMTDADFAEANELRTAHGGAPFANPRNAAAGTLRAQDRAYLAPLSFLAYAVHDLPGGEGLTHSAAMAAIAELGVSTTGGSAAGMAVCTTVDELVAAIASLGALRDKLGFDIDGVVIKADSPADRDAAGSSSRAPRWAIAYKFPADTRTSKLLGIDVQVGRTGVITPVAVIQAVQVGGVTVTSATLHNFDDLVRRDVRVGDTVFVRRAGEVIPEITGAKLDERPADAVPFAAPEVCPRCGGEIDRSQKRWRCTQGRACGATESLAYFAARDSMDIEGLGDKVIRALVAAGMVTDPADLYTLDLDAVAQLERMGRTSATKLLANIEGSKKQPLSRVLTGLGVRMTGRSMSRRLARHFGSMDALCAATVEQLQEVEAVGPERAATIAAELADLAPVIAKLTERGINMVEPGVTPYAERSTVVEGAHLPLQKPDGSPMTVVVTGSVPGLTRTEGNEAVERLGGKSSGSVSKRTDLVVVGDGAGSKAAKAEELGLRIMPSDRFAALLAADDAGESPALDDF from the coding sequence ATGCCTACCGAGCCCGAGATCGCCCCCGTCGTCGACGCCGCGCACGCCGCGCCGTTCGGCACCGCTGACGACTATCGCGCGGCGACAGAGCGGATCCGGGGCGCCGCCGCGGCGTATTACGAGGGCACCGACCTCGCCATGGACGACGCGACCTACGACGCGTTGCTGGCCCGGGTCACCGCGACCGAGCAGGCGCAGCCCGGCTGGGTGGTGGCCGGCTCCCCCGCCCAGGTGGTCGCGGCCGGCGGCGGCGTGGTCGGCGACGTCGAGCACAGCACCCCGATGCTGAGCCTGGCCAACGTGTTCGACGAGGAGGAGCTGCGCGCCTGGGCCGCCCGCCTGGACCGGGTGATCGGCCGCCCCGCCGCCGGTTACACGGTCGAGCCCAAGATTGACGGCATGGCGATCGCCGCGCGTTATGTGGACGGCCGCCTCGTGCAGGTCGCCACCCGTGGCGACGGCCGCGCCGGGGAGGACGTGACCGCGCAGGCCCGGTCGGTCGCCGGTCTGCCCGCCGAGCTGACCAGGCCGGTGACGGTCGAGGTCCGCGGTGAGGTCTTCATGACCGACGCCGACTTCGCCGAGGCCAACGAGCTGCGCACGGCGCACGGCGGCGCACCGTTCGCCAACCCGCGCAACGCCGCGGCCGGCACGCTCCGCGCGCAGGACCGGGCCTATCTGGCCCCGCTCTCCTTCTTGGCGTACGCGGTTCACGACCTGCCCGGCGGCGAGGGCCTCACGCACAGCGCCGCGATGGCCGCGATCGCCGAGCTGGGGGTGTCCACCACCGGCGGGTCGGCGGCCGGCATGGCGGTGTGCACGACCGTGGACGAGCTGGTCGCCGCGATCGCCTCGCTCGGCGCGCTGCGCGACAAGCTCGGCTTCGACATCGACGGCGTGGTGATCAAGGCGGACTCCCCCGCCGACCGGGACGCCGCCGGGTCGTCCAGCCGGGCGCCGCGCTGGGCCATCGCCTACAAGTTCCCCGCCGACACCCGCACCAGCAAGCTGCTCGGCATCGACGTGCAGGTCGGGCGGACCGGGGTGATCACGCCGGTCGCGGTGATCCAGGCCGTGCAGGTCGGCGGCGTGACCGTCACGTCGGCGACCCTGCACAACTTCGACGACCTGGTGCGCCGCGACGTGCGGGTCGGCGACACCGTCTTCGTCCGCCGCGCCGGCGAGGTGATCCCGGAGATCACCGGGGCCAAGCTCGACGAGCGCCCGGCGGACGCGGTGCCGTTCGCGGCGCCCGAGGTCTGCCCGCGCTGCGGCGGCGAGATCGACCGCTCGCAGAAACGCTGGCGCTGCACCCAGGGCCGGGCCTGCGGCGCCACCGAGTCCCTGGCGTATTTCGCGGCGCGCGACTCGATGGACATCGAGGGCCTCGGCGACAAGGTGATCCGCGCCCTGGTCGCGGCCGGCATGGTCACCGACCCGGCCGACCTCTACACCCTGGACCTGGACGCGGTCGCCCAGCTGGAGCGGATGGGCCGCACCTCGGCGACGAAACTCCTGGCGAACATCGAGGGTTCCAAGAAGCAGCCGCTGTCGCGCGTGCTGACCGGCCTCGGCGTCCGGATGACCGGCCGGTCGATGTCCCGGCGGCTGGCCCGGCACTTCGGGTCGATGGACGCACTGTGCGCCGCGACCGTCGAGCAGTTGCAGGAGGTGGAGGCGGTCGGCCCGGAGCGGGCCGCGACGATCGCCGCCGAGCTGGCCGACCTGGCCCCGGTGATCGCCAAGCTGACCGAGCGCGGGATCAATATGGTCGAGCCCGGCGTGACGCCCTATGCGGAACGCTCCACTGTCGTCGAGGGCGCGCACCTCCCGCTGCAGAAACCGGACGGTTCCCCGATGACCGTGGTGGTCACCGGCTCGGTCCCGGGCCTGACCCGCACCGAGGGCAACGAGGCCGTGGAGCGGCTGGGCGGCAAGTCGTCCGGCTCGGTCTCCAAGCGCACCGACCTGGTCGTGGTCGGCGACGGCGCCGGCTCCAAGGCCGCCAAGGCGGAGGAGCTCGGCCTGCGCATCATGCCGTCGGACCGCTTCGCGGCCCTGCTGGCCGCTGACGACGCCGGCGAGTCCCCCGCCCTCGACGACTTCTAG
- a CDS encoding response regulator, which translates to MTISVVVVDDEEVVRSGLRMILGAAPDLEVVAATSGAGAVDAVREHRPDVVLLDIRMPDVDGLTVLARLRSLDEPPAIAMLTTFDADEYVMTALREGAAGFLLKDTDPEDMANLVRTLASGGVVLSPAAYRTMWRTLDDDR; encoded by the coding sequence ATGACAATTTCTGTGGTGGTGGTCGACGACGAGGAAGTGGTGCGGTCCGGGCTGCGGATGATCCTCGGCGCGGCGCCGGACCTCGAGGTCGTCGCGGCGACCAGCGGGGCCGGCGCGGTGGACGCGGTCCGCGAGCACCGCCCCGACGTCGTGCTGCTCGACATCAGGATGCCGGACGTGGACGGCCTGACCGTGCTGGCGCGGCTGAGGAGTCTGGACGAGCCGCCGGCGATCGCGATGCTGACCACGTTCGACGCCGACGAGTACGTGATGACCGCCCTGCGCGAGGGCGCCGCCGGCTTCCTGCTCAAGGACACCGACCCGGAGGACATGGCGAACCTGGTCCGTACCCTCGCCTCGGGTGGCGTGGTGTTGTCGCCGGCCGCCTACCGGACCATGTGGCGCACCCTGGACGACGACCGGTGA
- a CDS encoding sensor histidine kinase, translating to MSRRRKLIQAALVAVAAFDVWFGLGHDKALDISIGVVACVAVLFRHRFPLVAFLLTVPAVLTQAALVAPFATLYSYSAQSRNRRRLIGCAVVAALAAAVPSPLADDPVWDSGNIVTFGYALGTAVLPILLGQLVQTRYDLRQRIVEIERAKEKERVRHAEAVLARERAQLAREMHDVVSHQVSLIAVQAGALQVVSADPAVKEAARTIRRLSSGTLDELRGMVALLRASSEGHTPLTPQPTLADLPALIEASGIKVEFEGDLDTEVGTPAQRALYRTVQEALTNVRKHAPDASAEVELWRDDAHVGVTVTNSPPSRPALPLPGSHLGLIGLRERAELLHGTVESGHTEDGGFRVRMRLPLSGDVVQEP from the coding sequence GTGAGCCGCCGGCGGAAACTGATCCAGGCGGCCCTGGTCGCGGTCGCCGCCTTCGACGTCTGGTTCGGGCTCGGTCACGACAAGGCGCTGGACATCAGCATCGGCGTGGTGGCCTGCGTCGCGGTCCTGTTCCGGCACCGGTTCCCGCTGGTGGCGTTCCTGCTCACGGTGCCCGCGGTGCTGACCCAGGCGGCCCTGGTCGCCCCGTTCGCCACGCTGTACAGCTACTCGGCGCAGTCCCGGAACCGGCGGCGGCTGATCGGCTGCGCGGTGGTGGCGGCGCTGGCCGCGGCGGTGCCGTCGCCGCTCGCCGACGACCCGGTCTGGGACAGCGGGAACATCGTCACCTTCGGCTACGCGCTGGGCACCGCGGTCCTGCCGATCCTGCTCGGCCAGCTCGTGCAGACCCGGTACGACCTGCGGCAACGCATCGTGGAGATCGAGCGGGCCAAGGAGAAGGAGCGGGTCCGGCACGCCGAGGCGGTGCTCGCCCGGGAGCGCGCGCAGTTGGCTCGGGAGATGCACGACGTGGTGTCGCACCAGGTCAGCCTGATCGCGGTGCAGGCCGGCGCGTTGCAGGTGGTGTCCGCGGATCCGGCGGTCAAGGAGGCGGCTCGCACCATCCGGCGGCTCAGCTCCGGGACGCTCGACGAGCTGCGCGGCATGGTCGCGCTGCTGCGCGCGTCCAGCGAGGGGCACACGCCGCTGACCCCGCAGCCCACGCTCGCCGACCTGCCCGCGCTGATCGAGGCGAGTGGCATCAAGGTGGAGTTCGAGGGCGACCTGGACACGGAGGTGGGCACACCCGCGCAACGGGCGCTCTACCGGACCGTGCAGGAGGCGCTGACGAACGTACGGAAACATGCCCCTGATGCCAGTGCGGAGGTCGAACTGTGGCGGGACGACGCGCATGTCGGCGTCACCGTGACCAACAGCCCACCGTCCCGGCCGGCGTTGCCGCTCCCCGGCAGCCACCTGGGCCTGATCGGGCTGCGCGAACGCGCGGAGCTGCTGCACGGGACCGTCGAGTCGGGCCACACCGAGGACGGCGGTTTCCGGGTGCGGATGCGGCTGCCGCTGTCAGGCGACGTGGTCCAGGAGCCGTAG
- the murQ gene encoding N-acetylmuramic acid 6-phosphate etherase, with amino-acid sequence MRPVDEVPLSRTEQRNPRSASIDRMPTLELLHLINAEDRQVPIAVATVLPELAAAVDLAVAALAGGHRVHYVGAGTSGRIAVLDAAELIPTFGLEPGRVVAHIAGGTRALTLPSEAAEDDEVAGAAAAGDVVAGDLVVGVTASGRTPYVKAALAAARSRGARTVLVSANPASPIAAAVDVHVAPDTGPEVLTGSTRMKAGTAQKLVLNAFSTATMVRLGRTYSNLMTDMLASNAKLRDRQLRILAEATGADQERCREALRAAGGDAKVAVVTLIAGTTAEIAGRALAETQGHVHRALRLLDHVA; translated from the coding sequence GTGAGGCCCGTGGACGAGGTGCCGCTGTCGCGGACCGAGCAGCGCAACCCGCGCAGCGCCTCGATCGACCGGATGCCCACCCTGGAACTGCTCCACCTGATCAACGCCGAGGACCGGCAGGTCCCGATCGCGGTCGCGACCGTGCTGCCCGAGCTGGCCGCCGCGGTCGACCTCGCGGTGGCCGCGCTGGCCGGCGGCCACCGGGTGCACTACGTCGGGGCGGGCACCTCGGGACGGATCGCGGTGCTGGACGCGGCCGAGCTGATCCCCACGTTCGGGCTGGAGCCGGGGCGGGTGGTGGCGCACATCGCCGGCGGGACGCGGGCGCTGACGCTGCCGTCCGAGGCGGCCGAGGACGACGAGGTGGCGGGTGCGGCGGCGGCCGGTGACGTGGTGGCCGGTGATCTCGTGGTCGGGGTCACGGCGAGCGGGCGGACGCCGTACGTCAAAGCCGCTCTTGCCGCGGCGCGGTCGCGAGGCGCGCGGACCGTCCTGGTCTCGGCGAACCCCGCGTCGCCGATCGCGGCGGCCGTGGACGTGCACGTCGCGCCGGACACCGGGCCGGAGGTGCTCACCGGATCCACCCGGATGAAGGCCGGGACCGCGCAGAAACTGGTGCTCAACGCGTTCTCCACGGCGACCATGGTGCGGCTCGGCCGGACGTACTCGAACCTGATGACCGACATGCTGGCCAGCAACGCCAAGCTGCGCGACCGGCAGCTGCGGATCCTGGCCGAGGCGACCGGCGCCGACCAGGAGCGCTGCCGTGAGGCGTTGCGGGCGGCCGGCGGCGACGCGAAGGTCGCGGTGGTCACGCTGATCGCCGGCACCACCGCGGAGATCGCCGGGCGGGCCCTGGCCGAGACGCAGGGGCACGTGCACCGCGCGCTACGGCTCCTGGACCACGTCGCCTGA
- a CDS encoding MurR/RpiR family transcriptional regulator: MTGRKRSLPPSPPSAETVVRARGLLPSLSPAEQRVAQVIIDEAATASRLTITDLAERAGSSETTVIRFCRAMGFAGYSELRLTLAAEAGAGQAGRSLADEPVGSDISETDDLAQVVKKIAFADARAVEETASQIDVAVLEQVVGLVAGARRVDIYGVGASAFVAQDFQQKLHRIGRIAYAWSDTHLALTSAALLDERDVAFGISHTGTTSDTIDAFAEAGRHGARLVALTNFPKSPITRVADLVLTTAARETTFRSGAMASRLAQLTVIDCVFVGVAQRTYQQTRAALDVTYTAVRGRRIDTERRRSADERGGRG, encoded by the coding sequence ATGACTGGCCGAAAGCGCAGCCTGCCACCCTCCCCACCATCGGCCGAGACGGTGGTTCGCGCCCGCGGCCTGCTGCCGTCGCTGTCCCCGGCCGAGCAGCGGGTGGCCCAGGTGATCATCGACGAGGCGGCCACCGCGTCCCGGCTCACCATCACCGACCTCGCCGAGCGGGCCGGTTCCAGCGAGACCACGGTGATCCGGTTCTGCCGGGCGATGGGCTTCGCCGGATACTCCGAGCTGCGGCTCACGCTGGCCGCCGAGGCGGGCGCCGGGCAGGCCGGGCGCAGCCTCGCCGACGAGCCGGTGGGCAGCGACATCAGCGAGACCGACGACCTGGCCCAGGTGGTCAAGAAGATCGCCTTCGCGGACGCCCGGGCGGTCGAGGAGACCGCCTCGCAGATCGACGTCGCGGTGCTGGAGCAGGTCGTCGGCCTGGTCGCCGGCGCTCGCCGGGTGGACATCTACGGGGTCGGCGCGAGCGCCTTCGTGGCACAGGACTTCCAGCAGAAACTGCACCGGATCGGCCGGATCGCGTACGCCTGGAGCGACACCCACCTGGCCCTGACCAGCGCCGCCCTGCTCGACGAGCGGGACGTGGCGTTCGGCATCTCGCACACCGGCACCACCAGCGACACCATCGACGCGTTCGCCGAGGCCGGACGGCACGGCGCCCGCCTGGTCGCGCTCACCAACTTCCCCAAGTCGCCGATCACCCGGGTCGCCGACCTGGTGCTGACCACCGCGGCGCGGGAGACCACGTTCCGGTCCGGCGCGATGGCCAGCCGCCTCGCCCAGCTCACCGTGATCGACTGCGTGTTCGTCGGCGTCGCGCAGCGGACCTACCAGCAGACCCGGGCGGCCCTCGACGTCACGTACACGGCCGTCCGCGGCAGACGGATCGACACCGAGCGACGCCGCTCCGCCGACGAGCGTGGTGGTCGCGGGTGA
- a CDS encoding N-acetylglucosamine kinase — MSAMVIGVDAGATTTRCVVATLDGVVAGRGTAGGANGNSSGGEVRAALGVALAAALGTVDRTAVRCGVLGAAGSAGAGRERFRAAAWQAWQDAGLAGELVTVTDLEVAFAAGTARSDGVLLLAGTGALAARFTEGKVEHRCDGYGWMLGDEGSAVWIGVRALRAVLAALDGRGEATALVDDVRNHFTIKPDKTEEEAQAVVYSAFAVPPAELGRLAPLVSEAAERGDPVATRICAKAADRLLHTYDSVGPGGDVTVLAGSVLLNPGPVSRAVRAGLLTRTATPPRPALDGAGGAAALAVGRLTGTPVPPVVHARLTGSARHPTTHDPSRG, encoded by the coding sequence ATGAGCGCGATGGTGATCGGAGTCGATGCGGGCGCCACGACCACGCGGTGTGTGGTCGCCACCCTCGACGGCGTCGTGGCCGGCCGGGGTACGGCCGGGGGCGCGAACGGCAACAGCAGCGGGGGCGAGGTGCGCGCGGCACTCGGGGTTGCGCTGGCCGCGGCGTTGGGCACGGTTGATCGTACGGCGGTGCGGTGTGGCGTCCTCGGGGCGGCCGGGTCGGCCGGCGCCGGCCGGGAGAGGTTCCGGGCGGCGGCGTGGCAAGCATGGCAGGACGCCGGGCTCGCCGGGGAGCTGGTGACGGTGACCGATCTGGAGGTGGCGTTCGCGGCCGGGACCGCCCGGTCGGACGGGGTGTTGCTGCTGGCCGGGACCGGGGCGCTGGCGGCGCGGTTCACCGAGGGGAAGGTGGAGCATCGCTGTGACGGCTACGGGTGGATGCTCGGTGACGAGGGGTCGGCCGTCTGGATCGGCGTGCGGGCGTTGCGGGCGGTCCTCGCCGCGCTCGACGGGCGCGGTGAGGCGACCGCCCTGGTCGACGACGTGCGAAATCATTTCACGATCAAGCCGGATAAGACGGAAGAGGAAGCTCAAGCGGTCGTCTATTCCGCTTTCGCCGTCCCGCCCGCTGAGCTGGGCCGGCTCGCGCCCCTGGTCAGCGAGGCCGCGGAGAGAGGTGATCCGGTGGCGACGAGGATCTGCGCCAAGGCCGCCGACCGGCTGCTGCACACCTACGACAGCGTCGGCCCGGGCGGCGACGTCACCGTCCTCGCCGGATCGGTGCTGCTCAACCCGGGGCCGGTCAGCCGAGCGGTGCGTGCCGGACTGCTGACACGCACCGCCACCCCGCCCCGCCCGGCGCTCGATGGCGCCGGCGGGGCTGCCGCGCTCGCCGTCGGGCGGCTCACCGGCACCCCCGTGCCCCCGGTGGTGCACGCCCGGCTGACCGGCTCCGCTCGCCACCCCACGACTCATGACCCGAGCCGGGGGTAG
- a CDS encoding exo-beta-N-acetylmuramidase NamZ family protein produces the protein MNRRGFLAGGAALATGAAKPGLFPHLPVRTGMDQLAASGWAAVRGERIGVVSNPTAVDREYRHLVDRMHADGVTIGGVFGPEHGFRGSAQAGGSEGTGTDARTGLTVYDAYLASQARWTQMFTAAGVRTVVFDIQDVGARFYTYIYTLYDSMAAAAQLGLRYVVLDRPNPIGGRAYGPMMTDGYTSGVGRLKIVQQHGMTVGELARFYNGEFLSGSVHLEVIACTGWAGRLRAGDTDLPWVLPSPNMPTPDTAVVYPGTGMIEGVSSLSEGRGTTRPFELIGGPGFDYRWGDRVAALNLPGVEFREAYFTPTFNKFAGRLCAGVEVKVTDQATFDPIRTAVGMLVEARGEDAFAWRVDGVKYWIDLLTGSARLRTMIDAGATTDEVVGAWAAELAAFDRQRRPYLLYPRLGS, from the coding sequence GTGAACCGCAGAGGGTTCCTGGCCGGCGGCGCCGCCCTCGCCACCGGCGCCGCCAAGCCCGGCCTCTTCCCGCACCTGCCGGTCAGGACCGGCATGGATCAGCTTGCCGCGAGCGGCTGGGCGGCGGTGCGGGGTGAGCGGATCGGCGTCGTCTCCAACCCGACCGCCGTCGACCGCGAGTACCGCCACCTGGTCGACCGGATGCACGCCGACGGCGTCACCATCGGCGGCGTCTTCGGCCCGGAGCACGGCTTCCGCGGCTCGGCGCAGGCCGGCGGCAGCGAAGGCACCGGCACCGACGCCCGCACCGGCCTCACCGTCTACGACGCGTACCTGGCGTCGCAGGCCAGGTGGACGCAGATGTTCACCGCGGCCGGGGTGCGCACGGTCGTCTTCGACATCCAGGACGTCGGCGCCCGCTTCTACACCTACATCTACACGCTGTACGACTCGATGGCCGCGGCCGCCCAGCTCGGCCTGCGCTACGTCGTGCTGGACCGGCCCAACCCGATCGGCGGGCGCGCGTACGGCCCGATGATGACCGACGGCTACACCTCCGGGGTGGGCCGGCTGAAGATCGTGCAGCAGCACGGGATGACCGTCGGCGAGCTGGCCCGGTTCTACAACGGCGAGTTCCTGTCCGGCTCGGTCCACCTGGAGGTGATCGCCTGCACCGGATGGGCCGGGCGGCTGCGGGCCGGTGACACCGACCTGCCCTGGGTGCTGCCCAGCCCGAACATGCCCACCCCGGACACCGCGGTGGTCTACCCGGGGACCGGCATGATCGAGGGGGTGTCGTCGCTCTCCGAGGGGCGCGGCACCACCCGGCCGTTCGAGCTGATCGGCGGGCCCGGCTTCGACTACCGCTGGGGTGACCGGGTGGCCGCGCTGAACCTGCCCGGCGTGGAGTTCCGCGAGGCGTACTTCACCCCGACGTTCAACAAGTTCGCCGGCCGCCTGTGCGCCGGGGTCGAGGTGAAGGTGACCGATCAGGCGACGTTCGATCCGATCCGGACCGCGGTCGGGATGCTGGTCGAGGCGCGCGGGGAGGACGCGTTCGCCTGGCGGGTGGACGGCGTCAAGTACTGGATCGACCTGCTCACCGGGTCGGCGCGGCTGCGCACGATGATCGACGCGGGCGCCACGACCGACGAGGTGGTCGGTGCCTGGGCGGCCGAGCTGGCCGCGTTCGACCGGCAGAGGCGACCGTATCTGCTCTACCCCCGGCTCGGGTCATGA
- a CDS encoding glycoside hydrolase family 3 protein — MRTRPVALLALALLGVALPVVPAHASSSIDAILARMTLPEKVGQLFTTYVYGNDATTASPDNRRLYGVDTPAEVVRKYHLGGVIYFAWTNSLQNIRQVTTLSNGLQAAAEGVPLTIATDQEHGVVSRMPAPATQFPGGMALGAGRNPVDAYRTGQVTGQELRAVGINQAWAPDADVNVNPANPVIGVRSFGSEPKLVAAMTAGQILGFQVGANTSAAAKHFPGHGDTATDSHTGLPVITHTRAEWETIDAPPFKAAIAAGVDAIMSAHIVVPALDPSGDPATLSPPILTGLLRNELGYRGVIVTDSLEMAGVREKYGDERVPVLALKAGADMLLMPPKFDVAYQAVLGAVASGELTEERIDQSVRRILALKQKRGLLKWTPLDPAAAEASVGSAEHLTIAQSVTDRTVTAIRNDDGLLPYDATGKSILVTGASAATSLATALGADPLVTTSPADAVAAARNHDLTVVLTTSVSAGSAQQTLVDALLATGKPIVVVAVRNPYDLVRFPSARTYLATYSSTAVSMRSLAKVITGTSAPRGKLPVEIPGIYPYGHGLTWSVR, encoded by the coding sequence ATGCGAACGCGTCCCGTCGCCCTCCTCGCCCTCGCCCTCCTCGGCGTGGCGCTCCCCGTCGTGCCGGCTCACGCATCGTCGTCCATCGATGCCATCCTCGCCCGGATGACACTCCCCGAGAAGGTCGGCCAGCTTTTCACCACCTACGTCTACGGAAACGACGCGACCACCGCGTCACCTGACAACCGTCGGCTGTACGGCGTCGACACACCGGCCGAAGTGGTCCGGAAGTACCACTTGGGTGGAGTGATCTACTTCGCCTGGACGAACAGCCTCCAGAACATCCGCCAGGTCACTACGCTCAGCAACGGACTACAGGCGGCCGCTGAGGGCGTGCCCCTCACCATCGCCACCGACCAGGAGCACGGCGTGGTCTCGCGGATGCCGGCTCCGGCCACCCAGTTCCCGGGCGGGATGGCGCTCGGCGCCGGTCGCAACCCGGTCGACGCGTACCGCACCGGGCAGGTCACCGGCCAGGAGCTGCGCGCCGTCGGGATCAACCAGGCGTGGGCGCCGGACGCCGACGTCAACGTGAATCCGGCCAACCCGGTGATCGGCGTCCGCTCGTTCGGCAGCGAGCCGAAACTGGTCGCGGCGATGACCGCCGGCCAGATCCTCGGCTTCCAGGTGGGCGCCAACACGTCGGCGGCCGCCAAGCACTTCCCCGGCCACGGCGACACCGCCACGGACAGTCACACCGGACTGCCGGTGATCACGCACACCCGGGCCGAGTGGGAGACGATCGACGCGCCGCCGTTCAAGGCCGCGATCGCCGCGGGGGTGGACGCGATCATGAGCGCGCACATCGTGGTGCCGGCGCTCGACCCGTCCGGGGATCCGGCCACGCTGTCCCCGCCGATCCTCACCGGGCTGCTGCGCAACGAGCTCGGCTACCGCGGGGTGATCGTCACCGACTCGCTGGAGATGGCCGGGGTCCGGGAGAAGTACGGGGACGAGCGGGTGCCGGTGCTGGCGCTCAAGGCCGGTGCGGACATGCTGCTGATGCCGCCCAAGTTCGACGTGGCGTATCAAGCGGTGCTCGGCGCGGTGGCCTCCGGGGAGCTGACCGAGGAGCGGATCGATCAATCCGTACGCCGGATCCTGGCGCTCAAGCAGAAGCGTGGTCTGCTCAAGTGGACTCCGCTCGACCCCGCTGCCGCCGAGGCGTCGGTGGGATCGGCGGAACACCTGACGATCGCTCAGTCCGTCACCGACCGGACCGTGACGGCGATCCGCAACGACGACGGACTGCTCCCCTACGATGCCACCGGCAAGTCGATCCTGGTCACCGGGGCGAGCGCGGCGACCTCCCTGGCCACCGCCCTGGGCGCCGATCCCCTGGTCACCACCTCGCCCGCCGACGCGGTGGCGGCGGCCCGGAACCACGACCTGACCGTCGTGCTCACCACCAGCGTGAGCGCCGGATCCGCCCAGCAAACCCTGGTCGACGCGCTGCTCGCGACCGGGAAGCCGATCGTCGTGGTGGCCGTCCGCAACCCCTACGACCTCGTCCGGTTCCCGTCGGCGCGGACCTATCTGGCCACCTACAGCTCCACCGCGGTGTCCATGCGGTCCCTGGCCAAGGTCATCACCGGCACGTCCGCCCCGCGCGGCAAGCTGCCGGTCGAGATTCCCGGCATCTATCCGTACGGCCACGGCCTGACCTGGAGCGTCAGGTGA